The Glycine soja cultivar W05 chromosome 6, ASM419377v2, whole genome shotgun sequence genome has a window encoding:
- the LOC114417197 gene encoding uncharacterized protein LOC114417197 produces the protein MGRIWATAEDLGRNRARVLSLYRQILQGLNSPELRLGFSARLAKKAELRAMFWVGSDERSLHDIADLIDVVEYSLFFFRK, from the coding sequence ATGGGCCGGATATGGGCCACGGCGGAGGATTTGGGTCGCAACAGGGCCCGGGTGCTATCGCTGTACCGACAAATACTGCAGGGACTGAACTCGCCGGAGTTGCGGCTGGGCTTCTCGGCGAGGCTGGCGAAGAAGGCGGAGCTGCGTGCAATGTTCTGGGTGGGTTCTGATGAACGCTCATTGCACGACATTGCGGATCTCATTGATGTTGTAGAgtattctctcttctttttcagaaaatga